The following proteins come from a genomic window of Pirellula staleyi DSM 6068:
- a CDS encoding diguanylate cyclase: MEPTLPDSRHATSETSRQNTLEQADANLATVSSLLSTLTSEVDVAQDSADLAFENRLVQVRLGLASGLFGALRARHAPTAAHCLRVALGCSAWSASLSLAEEQRDSIEVGALLHDVGKIGIPDHILLKPGKLSPEEYLTVEQHRRVGLGILSHCCASGDVLAIVQHSGAWFDGSRDGYNLSGDDLPMGARMVSIVDAFDAMTTDQIYRRAMSRERALAELFEFAGTQFDPQLVQDFCAYISSESASLPGAVARRWLKQLSPENSNEFWRLEYRAPAAPSTNTCDAVFQHKLLESMHDAVIFVDNNLQIVHWNRAAERLTGIAASSIEHKKWSPSLVSLRDEKERLIDDPECPVIQAIKNGVQTVRRLSVTGRNGQRVDIDAHLVPVHGKNGLMHGAAVLLHDASSRITLEQRVQTLHEKATRDPLTQVANRAEFDEIHATYVQSHRDRRLPFSLIICDIDYFKRINDNFGHQAGDEVLQSFAALLRRHTRPGDLVARYGGEEFVLLCIDCDNTAATRRAEELRRELAEFPMAALGNKSITASFGVTELQNGDTPETMLRRADRALYQAKESGRNTVIQLGSGIDGEEPAPRATGWLSWLRGTTPDQLLSRTLVTSVPLNVVVEKMRGFMADHHAEIVSIAESHLTLRIDGENTPFLRRNSDRPVPFFIEMKFSEATVPAEGRGNPTSRTIVHVTIRPHRSRDRRRRDAIERAGQLLLSLKSYLVAQEVRGPSDLTVIPNTKVAPTTAETPSPTTTEVEVVAKLAQDAPKARSFFSWGSK, from the coding sequence ATGGAACCAACGCTACCAGACAGCAGACACGCCACCAGCGAGACCTCTCGGCAAAATACGCTCGAGCAGGCCGACGCTAATTTGGCGACCGTTTCATCGTTGCTGTCGACCCTCACCAGCGAAGTCGATGTCGCGCAAGATTCAGCCGACCTCGCGTTCGAAAATCGTCTGGTACAAGTCCGTTTGGGTCTCGCTAGTGGCCTTTTCGGAGCACTCCGAGCTCGTCACGCTCCCACCGCTGCTCACTGCCTGCGGGTAGCGCTCGGCTGTAGCGCCTGGTCGGCCTCGCTGTCACTCGCTGAAGAGCAGCGCGACTCGATTGAAGTCGGCGCACTGCTGCACGACGTCGGCAAAATTGGCATCCCCGATCACATCCTGCTGAAGCCGGGCAAACTTTCGCCCGAAGAGTACCTGACGGTCGAACAGCATCGCCGCGTCGGCCTCGGAATTCTGTCGCACTGCTGTGCCTCGGGGGATGTGCTGGCGATTGTTCAGCACAGTGGCGCATGGTTCGATGGGAGCCGCGATGGATACAATCTGTCCGGTGACGACCTGCCGATGGGTGCGCGCATGGTGTCGATTGTCGATGCCTTCGATGCGATGACCACCGATCAAATCTATCGCCGCGCCATGTCGCGCGAACGGGCCCTCGCCGAACTCTTTGAGTTCGCAGGGACACAGTTCGATCCACAGTTGGTGCAAGACTTCTGCGCCTACATCTCGAGCGAGTCGGCGTCGCTACCAGGGGCCGTCGCGCGTCGCTGGCTCAAGCAACTTTCTCCCGAGAATTCCAATGAATTTTGGCGATTAGAGTATCGCGCCCCTGCTGCTCCATCGACCAACACCTGCGATGCCGTGTTCCAGCACAAGTTGCTCGAGAGCATGCACGATGCGGTGATCTTCGTCGACAACAACTTGCAGATCGTGCACTGGAATCGCGCTGCCGAACGTCTCACTGGGATCGCCGCGTCGAGCATCGAACATAAGAAGTGGTCCCCCTCGCTCGTGAGTCTGCGGGACGAAAAGGAACGTCTGATCGACGATCCTGAGTGCCCAGTCATTCAAGCGATCAAGAACGGTGTGCAAACGGTCCGCCGCTTGAGCGTGACAGGTCGCAACGGACAACGCGTCGATATCGATGCCCACCTCGTTCCCGTACATGGCAAAAATGGTTTGATGCATGGGGCCGCCGTGCTGCTGCACGATGCCTCGAGTCGCATCACGCTCGAGCAGCGCGTGCAAACACTGCATGAGAAAGCCACGCGCGATCCTCTCACGCAGGTGGCCAACCGCGCCGAGTTCGACGAGATTCATGCCACCTATGTCCAGTCGCATCGCGACCGCCGTTTGCCGTTCAGCTTGATCATCTGCGATATCGACTATTTCAAGCGAATTAACGACAATTTTGGCCATCAAGCAGGGGATGAAGTGCTGCAAAGTTTTGCGGCTTTGCTGCGACGGCACACGCGTCCCGGTGATCTGGTGGCACGCTACGGCGGCGAAGAATTCGTGCTGCTGTGCATCGACTGCGACAACACCGCTGCGACACGTCGCGCGGAAGAACTACGTCGCGAGCTCGCCGAATTTCCGATGGCCGCACTCGGCAACAAAAGCATCACTGCTAGTTTTGGTGTTACCGAACTACAGAACGGCGATACCCCCGAAACGATGCTGCGACGCGCTGATCGCGCGCTCTATCAAGCGAAAGAGTCGGGCCGTAACACGGTGATTCAGCTCGGCAGCGGTATCGATGGCGAAGAACCAGCTCCACGTGCCACTGGCTGGCTTAGCTGGCTCCGCGGCACCACTCCCGATCAGCTCTTGTCGCGCACACTCGTGACGAGCGTTCCGCTCAACGTGGTGGTCGAAAAGATGCGTGGCTTCATGGCCGACCATCATGCCGAAATCGTCTCGATTGCCGAGAGTCATTTGACGCTTCGTATCGATGGCGAGAACACACCATTTTTGCGACGTAACAGCGATCGACCGGTGCCGTTCTTCATTGAGATGAAGTTCTCCGAGGCGACCGTGCCAGCGGAAGGACGAGGCAATCCCACCAGCCGCACGATCGTGCATGTGACGATTCGTCCGCATCGGAGTCGCGATCGACGTCGCCGCGATGCGATCGAACGAGCGGGGCAGTTGCTGCTGAGTCTCAAGTCGTATCTCGTGGCGCAAGAGGTGCGTGGGCCGAGTGACCTGACCGTCATTCCCAACACCAAAGTGGCCCCAACGACCGCCGAGACACCTTCGCCGACAACCACCGAGGTCGAGGTGGTGGCCAAGCTGGCCCAAGATGCCCCGAAAGCGAGAAGCTTTTTCTCGTGGGGCTCGAAGTAA
- a CDS encoding EF-hand domain-containing protein: protein MRRHWLLSTVAAGLLASSSSLLADEAADLFAKLDKNSDGAITTDEVSAEQKPLFERMLRTSDKNTDGKLSGEEFAAGLKGPKPSREPVGGAPRPAVGGGLSGLIPSPKAMFERMDQNKDGKLTKDELPDRLAENFDRIDANSDGSVDLAEAEKMMGALGGALAAGGGGPGAAGMIFDRLDKNSDGKLSKEEIPEDRRELFEKMAARIDPQGDGSVTKEQFIAGMKMISEAAGAGGKPAEGTPPGSPAPGAGNPADMMLKRLQAADTNGDGKLSREEAPERLRNSFDLVDANGDDLIDEKEVKALLERLRPSPK, encoded by the coding sequence ATGCGTCGCCACTGGTTGCTATCAACGGTTGCTGCGGGCCTGCTTGCCAGTTCGTCGAGCTTGCTGGCCGATGAAGCTGCCGATCTGTTTGCCAAACTCGACAAGAACTCCGACGGCGCGATCACGACCGACGAGGTCTCTGCCGAGCAAAAACCACTGTTCGAGCGGATGCTTCGAACCAGCGATAAAAACACCGATGGCAAGCTCTCGGGCGAAGAATTCGCCGCTGGTCTGAAGGGTCCCAAGCCTTCGCGCGAGCCTGTGGGAGGCGCTCCGCGCCCTGCAGTAGGTGGCGGACTCTCGGGGCTCATCCCTTCCCCCAAAGCGATGTTCGAGCGGATGGACCAGAACAAAGATGGCAAGCTCACTAAAGACGAACTCCCCGATCGCTTGGCAGAGAACTTCGATCGAATCGATGCCAACAGCGATGGGAGCGTCGATTTGGCCGAGGCTGAAAAAATGATGGGAGCCTTGGGTGGTGCCTTGGCTGCTGGTGGTGGCGGTCCCGGCGCTGCGGGGATGATCTTCGATCGACTCGACAAAAACAGCGATGGCAAGCTCTCCAAGGAGGAGATTCCTGAAGATCGCCGCGAGCTGTTTGAAAAAATGGCTGCCCGCATCGATCCCCAGGGGGATGGCTCGGTGACGAAAGAGCAGTTCATCGCCGGGATGAAGATGATTTCCGAGGCCGCAGGGGCTGGTGGCAAACCTGCCGAGGGAACTCCTCCGGGTTCACCTGCTCCAGGAGCCGGAAACCCTGCCGACATGATGCTGAAACGCCTCCAAGCGGCCGACACCAACGGCGACGGCAAACTGTCGCGCGAAGAAGCGCCCGAGCGTTTGCGTAACAGCTTCGATCTGGTGGATGCCAACGGCGACGACCTGATCGATGAAAAGGAAGTGAAGGCGCTGCTGGAGCGGCTCCGCCCGAGCCCCAAATAA
- a CDS encoding Fur family transcriptional regulator — MATPANLEHVPVSLSPRDRFVEFLQSRGMRVTQQRLALVDQVFSRHEHFDADQLMEQLPESGKPGHVSRPTVYRTLSEFVDAGLLRKFMLNGRSVYEHDYGYPQHDHFHCTECNKLFEFQSPELIALRDQVARDHRFRVAGHRLIINGVCEACAKARRRASNHRMNMI; from the coding sequence ATGGCTACCCCGGCCAATCTCGAGCACGTTCCGGTTTCGCTTTCCCCACGCGATCGGTTCGTCGAATTCCTGCAAAGCCGTGGCATGCGCGTAACGCAGCAGCGTTTGGCGCTGGTGGACCAAGTGTTCAGCAGGCACGAGCATTTCGATGCTGATCAGCTGATGGAGCAGTTGCCCGAAAGTGGCAAGCCGGGGCATGTCAGCCGACCGACTGTCTATCGCACGCTGTCGGAGTTTGTCGACGCCGGGCTGCTCCGCAAGTTCATGCTCAACGGGCGGAGTGTCTACGAGCACGATTACGGCTATCCCCAGCACGACCATTTCCACTGCACCGAATGCAACAAACTCTTTGAGTTCCAAAGCCCCGAGCTGATCGCCCTCCGCGACCAAGTCGCACGCGACCATCGCTTCCGGGTCGCTGGCCATCGATTGATCATTAACGGCGTATGTGAAGCGTGCGCCAAAGCCCGCCGCCGTGCCT
- a CDS encoding shikimate kinase, producing the protein MHLYLIGYRGSGKTTVAQHLSKLLGWPAIDADVVLEEREKRTIKQIFEAGGEPLFRDLETSVLEELAARSLPPQIVALGGGVILREKNRRLIRHSGAAVWLKARATTLWQRISTDPTTGDRRPNLTASGGLEEVYRLLEIREPLYRIASRWSVDADAKAPARIATQIYRRLGSLRREALVRRSTC; encoded by the coding sequence ATGCATCTCTATTTAATTGGCTACCGAGGTAGCGGAAAAACTACGGTAGCCCAGCATCTTTCAAAACTGCTCGGCTGGCCTGCCATCGATGCCGATGTCGTGCTCGAAGAGCGCGAGAAACGGACCATCAAACAGATCTTTGAAGCAGGTGGCGAGCCTCTGTTTCGTGATCTTGAAACGAGCGTGCTCGAGGAACTTGCAGCGCGATCGTTGCCTCCGCAAATCGTCGCCCTCGGCGGCGGCGTGATCCTCCGCGAAAAGAATCGCCGACTGATTCGGCACAGCGGCGCTGCGGTTTGGCTGAAAGCGCGGGCCACCACCTTGTGGCAGCGGATTTCGACCGATCCCACGACCGGCGATCGTCGCCCCAATCTCACCGCCAGTGGTGGCCTGGAAGAGGTGTATCGGTTGCTCGAAATTCGCGAGCCCCTCTACCGCATCGCCTCGCGCTGGTCGGTCGATGCCGATGCGAAAGCGCCCGCGCGCATTGCTACGCAAATCTATCGTCGGCTGGGCTCACTGCGGCGCGAGGCGCTTGTGCGGCGTAGCACCTGTTAA
- a CDS encoding heavy metal translocating P-type ATPase, producing the protein MATEKSNVDSTPDEHESPLQRTIYASIAVIALTSLVVFGVLHQVRADQPENVWVLYFALAAGTPILFDLVRKLVKLDFGSDLLAGISIVTSILMGEYLAGVFVVLMVSGGETIERFAVERASSVLAALAKRMPTIAHRKNGAIVDLPIEAIQVGDKLVVFPHEICPADGLVIEGHGTMDESYLTGEPYQVSKTPGAEVISGALNGNSALTIETLRRPEESRYAQIIRVMRASESDRPHLRRLGDQLGALYTPLAVAIAVITWVVTGEPRRFLAVMVTATPCPLLIAIPVAVIGAISLAARRGIIIRRPAILEMVDRCKIAIFDKTGTLTYGKPALTSVATEPSFSREEVLARTASLERYSKHPLATAILEAASAAKLPLADASQISERPGQGLTGVVEGETIQVTSRSKLLKQQPELAAKIPTETVGLHCVVLIGGKYAATLAFRDQPRADSRRFVDHLGPNHQFDRVMIISGDQEKEVRALADQVGITEIYASQSPEQKLARVKQLTAQAPTLYLGDGINDAPALAGSTVGLAFGNVSDITSEASSAVLLESSLQKVDELIHIGHRMRTIALQSAVGGMAASLIAMGLASLGLLSPVEGAVVQELIDIVAVLNALRVAWPPKQLSDFQ; encoded by the coding sequence GTGGCAACCGAAAAATCGAATGTCGACAGCACTCCCGACGAGCATGAATCGCCGCTCCAGCGGACCATTTATGCTTCGATTGCCGTGATTGCACTCACCTCGCTGGTGGTCTTCGGAGTGCTGCATCAAGTTCGCGCTGATCAACCCGAAAATGTCTGGGTGCTCTACTTTGCCCTTGCTGCGGGAACTCCGATTCTCTTCGACCTTGTTCGCAAGCTCGTGAAACTCGATTTCGGGAGCGACTTGCTGGCTGGCATTTCGATCGTGACTTCGATTTTGATGGGAGAGTATCTCGCCGGGGTGTTTGTGGTGCTAATGGTTTCCGGCGGCGAAACGATCGAGCGTTTTGCGGTCGAACGAGCTTCGAGCGTTTTGGCGGCACTGGCCAAACGTATGCCCACGATCGCGCATCGCAAAAATGGAGCGATCGTCGATCTTCCGATCGAAGCGATCCAGGTGGGAGATAAGCTGGTCGTTTTTCCCCACGAGATCTGCCCGGCCGACGGACTCGTGATCGAAGGACACGGTACGATGGACGAGTCGTACCTCACGGGAGAGCCGTACCAGGTTTCGAAAACGCCGGGGGCTGAAGTTATCTCGGGAGCCCTCAACGGCAACAGCGCACTGACGATCGAAACGTTGCGTCGTCCCGAGGAATCACGCTACGCTCAAATCATTCGTGTGATGCGGGCTAGCGAGTCGGATCGCCCACACTTGCGCCGTTTGGGAGATCAACTCGGAGCACTGTATACCCCACTGGCCGTTGCGATTGCTGTGATCACCTGGGTGGTGACCGGCGAACCGCGACGCTTTCTGGCGGTGATGGTCACCGCGACGCCATGCCCCCTTTTGATTGCCATTCCAGTCGCAGTGATCGGCGCGATTTCGCTCGCCGCAAGGCGCGGAATTATCATTCGCCGGCCAGCGATTTTGGAAATGGTAGATCGCTGCAAGATCGCGATTTTTGACAAGACCGGCACACTTACCTATGGGAAGCCCGCTTTAACCAGTGTGGCAACCGAGCCCTCGTTCTCGCGCGAGGAAGTTCTCGCCCGGACCGCGAGTCTCGAACGTTATTCCAAGCACCCGCTGGCCACTGCGATTCTCGAGGCAGCATCAGCGGCGAAACTTCCACTGGCCGATGCATCGCAGATCAGCGAGCGACCAGGGCAGGGGCTCACCGGTGTGGTAGAGGGGGAGACGATCCAGGTGACGAGTCGCAGCAAGCTCCTGAAGCAACAGCCGGAGCTGGCTGCCAAAATACCGACAGAAACGGTCGGTTTACACTGCGTTGTGCTGATTGGTGGCAAGTATGCCGCCACGCTGGCGTTTCGCGATCAGCCTCGCGCCGACAGCCGACGTTTTGTCGATCATCTGGGGCCTAATCACCAGTTTGATCGAGTGATGATCATCTCGGGAGATCAAGAGAAAGAGGTTCGCGCGCTAGCCGATCAGGTGGGGATCACCGAGATCTATGCCAGCCAAAGCCCCGAACAGAAACTCGCGCGGGTGAAGCAGCTCACAGCCCAAGCTCCGACGCTCTACCTCGGCGATGGTATTAACGACGCACCAGCGCTGGCGGGAAGCACCGTGGGACTCGCGTTTGGCAATGTGAGCGATATTACGAGTGAAGCTTCAAGCGCTGTGCTGCTCGAAAGTTCGCTGCAGAAAGTGGACGAACTGATTCACATCGGCCATCGGATGCGAACCATCGCGCTGCAAAGTGCCGTGGGTGGGATGGCCGCCAGCTTGATCGCGATGGGGCTCGCTTCGCTGGGGCTCCTCAGCCCGGTGGAAGGGGCGGTGGTGCAAGAGCTGATCGACATCGTGGCGGTGCTCAATGCCCTGCGGGTGGCCTGGCCACCCAAGCAGCTGTCGGACTTTCAGTAG
- a CDS encoding A24 family peptidase: MISLIQALPMPVRLALLALMGAWLGSFVNWSIYRLAFRQRAISPWGPAPAIDAATSKKSKKNEIAPRSWRDRIPLLGWILLARETPLHGTLFWIRPLLLELSLAIALPLLYHFEIAGNWLPPIGAIGAPSAAQLHATYLAHIVLLLLLTVATFIDFDEKTIPDEITVPGTLLALLLALLLPQSHLPALILSPQGLPIWGNLTFTSTIEWPSWVDGAAGLAIASAVIVGWSIALVPTIWRFSGGLARGCRLYLASLARYSRAMIIAGAMAEVIVVIGWLMGDAAWRAMLTSVVGLAFGGGLIWSVRIVGQIALRKEAMGFGDVTLMAMIGAFLGWQVALLVFFFSPVTAVIVSLTQWIFTGRREIAFGPYLALAAVWVVVRWGLMWEDWARGIFELGWLIPIIVGVCLLLMLGLLMTWRIIEQLLFGRGS; this comes from the coding sequence GTGATCTCCTTGATTCAGGCGCTGCCGATGCCCGTTCGCCTCGCGCTCCTCGCGCTCATGGGTGCATGGCTTGGCAGCTTCGTGAACTGGAGCATCTATCGCCTCGCCTTTCGGCAGCGCGCGATTTCTCCCTGGGGACCAGCGCCGGCCATCGACGCCGCAACTTCCAAAAAGAGTAAGAAAAACGAGATAGCGCCGCGTAGCTGGCGCGACCGCATTCCCCTGCTCGGCTGGATTTTGCTGGCCCGCGAAACGCCGCTGCATGGCACTCTGTTTTGGATTCGGCCGCTTCTGCTCGAGTTGTCGCTCGCTATCGCCCTCCCTCTGCTCTATCACTTCGAAATCGCTGGCAACTGGCTTCCGCCGATCGGCGCGATTGGGGCACCCTCCGCCGCGCAGTTGCACGCCACCTATCTCGCGCACATCGTGCTGCTGTTGCTCCTAACCGTCGCCACGTTCATCGACTTCGACGAAAAAACGATCCCCGACGAGATTACCGTTCCCGGAACACTGCTTGCGCTACTCCTGGCGCTCCTTCTGCCGCAGTCGCACTTGCCGGCCCTGATCCTTAGCCCTCAAGGCTTGCCGATCTGGGGAAACCTCACGTTCACCTCCACCATCGAGTGGCCCAGTTGGGTCGACGGCGCTGCTGGGTTGGCCATTGCCAGCGCCGTGATTGTCGGCTGGAGCATCGCCCTGGTGCCGACGATTTGGCGTTTCAGTGGAGGGCTTGCGCGCGGCTGTCGGCTCTATCTCGCCTCGCTTGCGCGCTACTCGCGCGCGATGATCATCGCCGGCGCGATGGCTGAAGTGATTGTGGTCATCGGCTGGCTGATGGGAGATGCCGCGTGGCGCGCGATGCTGACCAGCGTCGTCGGCCTCGCGTTTGGTGGTGGCCTGATTTGGTCGGTACGCATCGTCGGACAGATCGCGCTGCGCAAAGAAGCGATGGGGTTTGGCGACGTCACCTTAATGGCGATGATTGGCGCATTCCTCGGCTGGCAAGTCGCGCTGCTGGTCTTCTTTTTTTCCCCCGTCACGGCGGTGATCGTGTCACTCACGCAGTGGATCTTCACCGGTCGTCGCGAGATTGCCTTTGGTCCCTACCTGGCACTGGCTGCCGTTTGGGTCGTTGTCCGCTGGGGGCTGATGTGGGAAGACTGGGCTCGTGGAATTTTCGAGCTCGGTTGGCTCATCCCGATCATCGTCGGCGTCTGCTTGCTGCTGATGCTCGGCCTGCTGATGACCTGGCGCATCATCGAACAGCTGCTCTTCGGTCGAGGATCATAG
- the flgM gene encoding flagellar biosynthesis anti-sigma factor FlgM: MSRQKALLSAPAAWRGLAMYIYGTAHVHAPQTISGPHRAQSTAAPSSSSFSGLDTVDISPEAQLLSQARDLPEIRADRVAAIKAQIASGTYETDAKLDAALENLLDEFA, encoded by the coding sequence ATGAGCCGCCAGAAGGCTCTTTTGTCCGCACCTGCCGCATGGAGAGGACTTGCAATGTATATTTACGGTACTGCACACGTTCACGCACCACAGACGATCAGCGGCCCACACCGAGCCCAGAGCACTGCTGCTCCGTCGAGCTCGAGCTTTTCGGGACTTGATACCGTGGATATTTCACCAGAAGCACAATTGCTGAGCCAGGCTCGCGATCTGCCGGAAATCCGGGCTGATCGTGTCGCTGCCATCAAGGCTCAGATTGCTTCGGGGACCTACGAAACCGACGCCAAGCTCGACGCAGCCCTCGAAAACCTGCTCGACGAGTTCGCCTAA
- a CDS encoding SpoIIE family protein phosphatase, with translation MFYLTANNGPAAGRRYDLRDPKYVMGRHPDCDIVIEVGAVSRNHCQLVRDGNAYFLEDLGSRNGTFLNDEPSKIDGRRLLRHGDQVRVCEVTFTYAIEAPPQPVMAGNMLGGMIDGAGLGTLLVDDATQSGGGTIMSKLDVTSTSRGSLNISASPEVKLAALVEITQSLGRALVLDDVLPNLLKALFKIFVQADRGFIVLESPDGQLLPRWVRMRREDASDSLRISKTIIRHVMESREAILSADAASDERFEMSQSIADFRIRSMMCAPLIDSEGKAMGALQIDTLDQRKRFQPDDLELLASMASQASIAIQNAQLLESALKQKETERDMKLAHDVQMGFLPDRKPDLPGYEFYDYYKSTDLIGGDYFDYIPLPDGRLAIVVADVVGHGVAAALLMAKLSAETRYSLFSETTASAAMTMLNQRISALNIQRFVTMVLVILDPRTHHMTVASAGHMAPLVRKKTGEIIEPGEAVAGLPLGITDAVGYEQEEFTIAAGETVTLYTDGINEAIAADGSFYTIDRMRRHLERVGERPEAAGQRIIDDVRNHLTKAPQNDDMCLVCFGRKS, from the coding sequence ATGTTCTACCTCACCGCCAACAACGGACCTGCTGCTGGTCGTCGCTACGATCTGAGGGATCCCAAGTACGTGATGGGACGCCATCCCGATTGCGATATCGTGATCGAAGTGGGAGCTGTCAGCCGCAACCATTGTCAGTTGGTGCGCGATGGGAATGCCTACTTTTTGGAAGACCTCGGAAGTCGCAACGGTACGTTCCTCAACGATGAGCCGAGCAAGATCGATGGTCGTCGCTTGCTTCGGCATGGAGATCAGGTGCGGGTTTGCGAAGTGACTTTTACCTATGCCATCGAAGCCCCGCCTCAGCCAGTGATGGCGGGCAACATGCTCGGCGGGATGATCGATGGGGCCGGACTAGGGACTTTGCTGGTCGACGATGCCACGCAGTCGGGTGGCGGCACGATCATGTCGAAGCTCGATGTCACCAGCACCAGCCGCGGCAGTCTAAACATCTCGGCGAGTCCCGAAGTGAAGCTGGCAGCCCTGGTGGAGATTACGCAAAGCCTCGGCCGGGCCTTGGTGCTCGACGATGTGCTTCCGAATTTGCTCAAAGCACTCTTCAAGATTTTCGTGCAGGCCGATCGCGGGTTCATTGTGCTCGAGTCGCCCGATGGTCAGCTGCTGCCTCGCTGGGTGCGGATGCGCCGCGAAGATGCCAGCGATTCGCTCCGGATCAGTAAAACGATCATTCGCCACGTGATGGAATCGCGCGAGGCGATTCTGTCGGCTGATGCCGCGAGCGACGAACGTTTCGAGATGAGCCAAAGCATCGCCGATTTCCGGATTCGCTCGATGATGTGCGCCCCGCTGATCGATAGCGAAGGGAAGGCGATGGGCGCGCTGCAGATCGACACGCTCGATCAGCGAAAGCGTTTTCAGCCCGACGATTTGGAACTCCTAGCGAGCATGGCTTCGCAGGCCTCGATTGCGATTCAAAATGCACAGTTGCTCGAGTCGGCGCTCAAGCAAAAAGAGACCGAGCGCGATATGAAACTCGCGCACGACGTGCAAATGGGGTTCCTTCCCGACCGGAAGCCCGATCTGCCAGGATATGAGTTTTACGACTACTACAAATCCACCGACCTGATCGGTGGCGACTATTTCGACTACATTCCGCTCCCCGATGGTCGCCTGGCGATTGTCGTGGCAGATGTCGTGGGGCACGGTGTCGCAGCAGCTCTGCTGATGGCCAAACTTTCGGCCGAAACGCGCTACAGTCTCTTCAGCGAAACCACCGCCTCGGCCGCCATGACGATGCTGAACCAGCGTATCAGCGCGCTCAACATTCAGCGGTTCGTAACGATGGTGCTGGTGATCCTCGATCCCCGCACGCATCACATGACGGTTGCCAGTGCCGGGCATATGGCGCCGCTGGTTCGGAAAAAGACCGGAGAGATTATCGAACCAGGTGAAGCGGTGGCTGGCTTACCACTCGGCATCACCGACGCAGTCGGTTACGAGCAAGAGGAGTTCACCATTGCTGCCGGTGAAACGGTAACTCTTTATACGGATGGCATTAACGAAGCGATCGCAGCCGATGGCTCGTTCTATACCATCGACCGGATGCGGCGGCATTTGGAACGGGTGGGAGAACGGCCCGAAGCAGCTGGCCAGCGCATCATCGACGACGTTCGCAACCATCTCACCAAGGCACCCCAAAACGACGACATGTGCCTGGTTTGCTTCGGACGCAAGAGCTAA